The genomic stretch CGATACACTTCCCAAAACACCCAGGGTGGGTTGACAGAGGAAAACTGGTTTAGCTTAAATGCGTCTAGACAAAATTCTCGAGGGTATTCCACAAGATCTTATTTGGTGAAGGATGGTCTCTTTGCGATGGCTTCATTGGATGTGAAAGACTTCCTCTTTATCGAATCGTCCCTGAGACAGGAGCGTACTTCTACGCTGTATTTTGATAATAATAAATTCATATACCCTTCCATAAGTGCTGCATTTGAGTTGAGCCAGGTGGCTACACTTCCTGAGTTTATCACTTACAGTAAAATCAGAAGTTCTTACGGTGTGGTGGGGAACCCTGCTCCAGCATATCAGGCCAACGTGGTTTACAATGCAGCCAGTATTGATGGAAGACCAGCACTTTATCCATTGGCGCAGTATGGTAACAATGGCCTTCAGAACGAATTGAAGCATGAGGCAGAGATTGGCTGGGAAAACAGGTTTGCGAACAACCGATTGGGATTGAACTTGACTTACTACCAAAATACTATCAAGGATATGATCCTTCCGCTTCAAATTCCTACTTCTACAGGGGCCAATACCATTTTGTCCAACGTAGGTAATATGCAGAACTATGGTCTTGAAGTAGGCATTTCTGCGACACCTGTACAGACCTCGGACTGGGTTTGGGATATCCAGATCAATACCGGTTTCAACAGGAATAAAGTGACTACGTTGATGCCAGGCTTGGAGACATTGATCCATAGCCGTCCAGACAACGGTTCTCTTCAGATCGTTTCCCAAATCGGAGAACCAGCTGGTGATATCATGGGCTATACCCTTACCCGAGACAATAAGGGTGAATTGCTAGTGGGTGATGACGGGTATTATATTCCGGATTATGACAATTTAGTGAAGCTGGGCAATGTTCAGCCAAAAGCAGCAGGTGGCTTTATTAACAATATCGGCTATAAAAACTTTAATCTTAATGCTGTAATTGACTACAAGTGGGGAGGCCAGGTATATTCTCCTTCTATCCAGTATATGAGAAGTGCGGGTATGCTTGAAGAAACCCTATTTGGTAGAAGTGAGGAATACGGAGGATTACCATACTATGTAAATGGAGAAGGCGCTTTTGTCAGTGCTGAAGGAATGGCTGAAGGTCCAAATGGAGAAAGTATTTACCATGATGGTATGATCATGGACGGTGTGACTTCAGACGGTTCCCAAAACACCACAATAGTGGATGCTCCAAATTATTACTTGAATACCTATTATTGGGGATCCTATCCAGGATCAGGTCTAGCAGGTACGTATGAATCCGCCGTTTTTGACAATAACTATATTAAGCTTCGTGAATTAGTCGTTTCCTACACGTTGCCTAAGGCGGTGGGTAAGAAGTTTAAAGTGCAGAACATGACCATTTCTGCTTACGGTAGAAACTTGTTTTATCTCTACAAGTCTCTGCCTCACCTAGATCCTGAAGCAGCGGTAGGGACTAATTACCTCACTAGGGGTGGTATCGGTAATGGAGGTGCAGCGTCACGTTCTTACGGAATGTCCATTAGAGCTTCTTTCTAATCCATAATTCACGAAAAAGCGATGAAAAATATGAAAATTAATTTTAGATATATTGGCCTTGCCCTCTTGGTTTCTTTCGGGGTAATGAGCTGTTCAGAGGCTGATTTTGAGGATAATTACTATGATCCTGAAAAGTCTGTCTCTGCTAGTGTTGAAAAACTGTATACCGGTTTATTGTACAACAATAACTTAGAGAATAGAAATACCACTTTCCCAAGGTACTGGAATCTTTTTACTTTCCAGATCCCGATGCTAGGCACTTATTCACAGACCAATGGCTACTCCAATGGCCAAAAGATCTACGAACAGGCCACTGCGTATAATCAAGATAGATGGGACTATTATTACACTGCTTTCATTTCAAACTACAGAGAAATGGAAAACCACTATAATAGTATTGAGGATGCAGAGAAGAAGGAACAGTTCCGTCTGTTTATGGAGACAGGTAAGGTTCACCTTTATGATCAGACATCTCAAATGGTGGATATTTGGGGGGATATCCCGTTCAGCGAAGCAGGTGGACTGATCACTACTGGTGGTGATATCGTAAGACCAAAATACGACAAGGCAGAGGATATCTATACTATGATGATAGATGATTTGAAAAACATTGCCGATTTCCTTAACTCCTATGAGCCGATTGCTTTTTATAAAGGTGCGTTTGACAATGCCGATATCCTGAATCAAGGAGACATCGAAAAGTGGAAAATATATACCAATTCCTTGAGGTTAAGATTGGCAATGAGATTTTCTTACTATGATGAGGCAAAAGCACAAACGGTAGTCGGTGAAATACTGAATAACCCTGGAACGTATCCTGTGGTCTCCAATGTGGATGAGACAGTACAGTTTGTCGCTAGGGGGGAACAACTAAACTCTGTCCTTACCCACCATGGTGGAGGGATCAAGGATGCTACAATTGGGCTTACCGCACCGGGTTATATGGTCAATGACCTGATGGTCCCTAGTGTGGATCCCCGATTGAGAGTGATGTTTGCCGAAAACAAAAATGGTGATTATGTAGGTGTACCAAATGATTGGGCTGGTAGTAGGGTGACCGATTCCACTCAGGCGAATTATTTCTCACGAATAGATACTGCGACTTACAGTAGAAATGACAAATTCCCAGGGATTATCATTACTGCCGCAGAGGTTAGTTTGTTTAAAGCTGAGGCTGCTGAAAGATGGGCGATAGGTGGCGATCCTGCTGCCAATTATGAAACAGGGATTCGCCAATCCATTGAATTCCTATTCCATATTAACAGCCTGAATGACAATGCTGACGGAACTAACTTCGTACCTGAAGAAGCACCAACAGAGGAGGAAATCACAGCTTTCTTAAACAGTGATATGATTGCCTATACAGGTCCGTCAGACCAAAAATTAGCCAAGATTGGTACTCAACAATGGCTGAACCATGGGTTAATGTATGCCTATCATGCTTGGGCTGAATATCGAAGAACAGGATATCCAGTACTGGAATTTGTAGAAGATCCTAGCTCTACGCAGTCAACTTTGCCTCCATCGAGATTGTTTTATCCAGAGACTGAGCGAACGCTCAATACGGAAAATTATAATGAAGTGGCAGCAGAAGATAAAGTAGATGTGCCAATCTTCTGGGATGTAAACTAATATGGAAAATATTAATTTGCTTGAATAGCAATGGAGGTCCTGGAGCTTTTGATTTCAGGACCTCTTTTGTTTGTCTTGGTTTTACGGTTGATTATTTGCTAATAATGCGCCTTGTTTATTATGTTGAATTATCTAATTTGTTAGTTTTTATAGTTTTTAATATTGATAATGTAAAAATTAATTATTTTTATTAATAAAATTTGAATTTATTGTTCCTGTTATTAACTTTGTATCATAAAGAAAGACAAAAGGGTCTTTCAATACTGTAGGGTGATGAAATTGGCAGACATGCCCCCCTGTCTCGGGGGTGGGGATCTGGGATAAAGCAAATATCGAGCTCGTGTTTTGCCTAACTGCCCCGTGGAGGTTCGAGTCCTTCCCCTACAGCAGGTTATTTTGGGTTTATTGTTAATTGACTAAAGCTATGAGATTGTTTTCATAGCTTTTTTTGTTTTATGCGCTGAAAGTAGATTAGTCACGAATGCGGATCAAGTAATATCGGATCAAGCGGAAAAGTTGGGGGATTAGGGTTGGTTTCGATAGCACGCAGATGATGCAGATTAATAAGGTTTACGCTGATTTTTTATAATAAACGCGATTTAAAATACCGTCCTTGCGAATGCAGAGCAACGGAGTGAAGCAATCTCGTTTTCTTAATACGGGATTGCCACGTTCCCGATAGGTCGGGACAGGCTATACTTCCTCGCAATGACGGATTTATACTGATTTTATAATCTACACATTACTATTGCTAAATCAAAGAGAAATATGCTTACCAAAACCACCTGGAAATCTCT from Echinicola soli encodes the following:
- a CDS encoding SusD/RagB family nutrient-binding outer membrane lipoprotein, producing MKINFRYIGLALLVSFGVMSCSEADFEDNYYDPEKSVSASVEKLYTGLLYNNNLENRNTTFPRYWNLFTFQIPMLGTYSQTNGYSNGQKIYEQATAYNQDRWDYYYTAFISNYREMENHYNSIEDAEKKEQFRLFMETGKVHLYDQTSQMVDIWGDIPFSEAGGLITTGGDIVRPKYDKAEDIYTMMIDDLKNIADFLNSYEPIAFYKGAFDNADILNQGDIEKWKIYTNSLRLRLAMRFSYYDEAKAQTVVGEILNNPGTYPVVSNVDETVQFVARGEQLNSVLTHHGGGIKDATIGLTAPGYMVNDLMVPSVDPRLRVMFAENKNGDYVGVPNDWAGSRVTDSTQANYFSRIDTATYSRNDKFPGIIITAAEVSLFKAEAAERWAIGGDPAANYETGIRQSIEFLFHINSLNDNADGTNFVPEEAPTEEEITAFLNSDMIAYTGPSDQKLAKIGTQQWLNHGLMYAYHAWAEYRRTGYPVLEFVEDPSSTQSTLPPSRLFYPETERTLNTENYNEVAAEDKVDVPIFWDVN